In a single window of the Flavivirga spongiicola genome:
- a CDS encoding response regulator translates to MIKLLIADNHPITRKGLEVLFSASPNIKIVGSVNDGEAILEFIKKNPVDIILTEADFPKLNGLTVLRYLKNDYPDIKTIIFSGQPEEVYAINAIKAGASGYLNKSVNVISINEAILKVHDGGIHLSNELTQQLAFGNRVNKSGTFYKKLSTREAEVLKLLTVGRKNKEISKELDINEKTVSTYKARLMRKLKVTNLVDLVNQAKLSEQL, encoded by the coding sequence ATGATTAAACTATTAATAGCGGACAACCACCCAATCACAAGAAAAGGGTTAGAAGTCCTTTTTTCTGCCTCTCCAAACATTAAAATTGTAGGAAGCGTAAATGATGGCGAAGCCATCTTAGAATTCATTAAAAAGAATCCTGTAGACATTATTTTAACCGAAGCCGATTTCCCTAAATTAAATGGGTTAACAGTGTTACGTTATTTAAAAAATGACTATCCGGATATAAAAACCATTATCTTTAGTGGCCAACCAGAAGAAGTTTATGCCATAAACGCCATCAAAGCTGGCGCATCTGGGTATTTAAACAAATCTGTTAATGTTATAAGCATTAATGAGGCTATATTAAAAGTGCATGACGGAGGTATTCATTTAAGCAATGAATTAACTCAGCAACTTGCATTTGGCAATAGAGTTAATAAAAGTGGTACTTTTTATAAAAAACTATCAACTAGAGAAGCAGAAGTTTTAAAGCTGTTAACGGTTGGTAGAAAAAACAAAGAGATTTCTAAGGAACTTGATATTAACGAGAAAACGGTTAGTACTTACAAAGCAAGATTAATGCGAAAGTTAAAAGTTACTAATTTAGTTGATTTAGTTAATCAAGCTAAGCTAAGCGAGCAACTATAA
- a CDS encoding serine hydrolase domain-containing protein, which produces MIKDLLSKMISKNVLSLILTLISLNVIAQKTDYSIDKLESKLDSLILNVMESDHIPGATFIIVKDGKTILKKGYGYTSLGKNAKLVSPDSTIFRIGSITKTFTVTALLQLKDKDKINLDTDVNTYLKTVKVPANYKKPVTPFHLMTHSAGFDELRGRVVYKQNKQISQNTFLKNKLVRLREPGVVSAYSTFGIALAGLLVEDISGLSLEAFMNKNIWTPLDMSMTSIEIPKDQENYLSIGYEYENGINKPQPWEWYHTYPASSINSTATDMAKYMQMHLNLGTFNNHKILNKATALSMQQQQLSVLPQVDGFAFGLYEKNHFGLKTYNHGGDMLGYSTFMTLVPEKNMGIFVANHHEGTNLRKKVVETILEHFAKNPEIIYNPNRIKTNVNKFAGNYRWMSTCKTCPKNRHEQTYSLTANDDNTLSGFNRTFYQIEPLLFKSYDGKRTMGFIKNEKGDVVYMSLGNINAFEKVN; this is translated from the coding sequence ATGATTAAAGACCTCTTAAGTAAAATGATATCAAAAAATGTTCTTTCATTAATTTTAACTCTTATTAGTCTAAATGTTATCGCTCAAAAAACGGACTATTCTATTGATAAGTTGGAGAGCAAACTTGATTCACTTATTCTAAACGTTATGGAATCTGATCATATTCCAGGAGCTACTTTTATTATTGTAAAAGACGGAAAAACCATCCTAAAAAAAGGGTATGGCTATACCTCTTTAGGCAAAAATGCAAAATTAGTCAGCCCAGATTCAACCATTTTTAGAATTGGTTCTATTACCAAAACATTTACGGTAACGGCTTTACTACAATTAAAGGACAAAGATAAAATCAATCTGGATACTGATGTCAATACCTATTTAAAAACAGTAAAAGTACCAGCTAATTATAAAAAACCTGTCACACCTTTTCATTTAATGACCCATAGTGCAGGGTTTGATGAGCTTAGAGGGCGGGTTGTCTACAAACAGAATAAACAAATTTCGCAAAATACTTTCCTAAAAAACAAACTAGTTAGATTGAGGGAACCTGGAGTTGTTTCAGCTTATTCTACTTTCGGAATAGCACTAGCAGGTTTATTAGTGGAGGATATAAGTGGTCTTAGTTTAGAAGCGTTTATGAACAAAAATATTTGGACACCTCTTGACATGTCAATGACGAGTATAGAAATCCCAAAAGATCAAGAAAATTATCTATCAATAGGCTATGAATACGAGAACGGAATTAATAAACCTCAGCCCTGGGAATGGTATCACACTTATCCTGCGTCATCTATAAATAGTACAGCTACCGATATGGCTAAATACATGCAAATGCATTTAAATTTAGGGACCTTCAATAATCATAAAATTCTGAATAAGGCTACTGCCCTAAGTATGCAACAGCAACAACTCTCTGTCCTACCTCAAGTAGACGGTTTTGCATTTGGTCTTTATGAAAAAAATCATTTTGGTCTAAAAACGTACAATCATGGAGGGGATATGTTGGGATATAGCACATTTATGACCTTAGTTCCTGAAAAAAACATGGGAATCTTTGTAGCTAATCACCATGAAGGTACTAACCTTAGAAAAAAAGTTGTAGAAACTATATTAGAGCATTTTGCAAAAAATCCAGAAATAATTTATAATCCAAATAGGATTAAAACTAATGTAAACAAATTCGCAGGAAACTATAGATGGATGAGTACTTGTAAAACATGTCCAAAAAATCGCCACGAACAAACATACAGCCTTACTGCTAATGATGACAACACCCTTTCGGGATTTAACAGAACATTTTATCAGATAGAACCTTTATTATTTAAAAGTTATGATGGAAAACGAACCATGGGCTTTATAAAGAATGAAAAAGGAGATGTTGTATATATGTCCTTAGGAAATATCAATGCTTTCGAAAAAGTAAATTAG
- the dnaG gene encoding DNA primase, whose protein sequence is MISATTIDQVFEASRVEEVIGDFVNLKKAGSNFKGLSPFSDERSPSFMVSPVKQIWKDFSTGKGGTAVSFLMEHEHFTYPEAIKYLAKKYNIEIEETEQSNEQKEQANERESLYLVSEFANTYFQKILHKTDQGKSIGLSYFKERGFTEETVKKFDLGYSLDAWQAFTDEALKQGYNIDYLQKTGLTIVKEDKRFDRFKGRVMFPIKSMSGRVLGFGGRILTNDKKAAKYVNSPESDIYHKSNVLYGIYHAKQGIAKEDNCYLVEGYTDVIQFHQTGVKNVVSSSGTALTSEQIRLINRLTKNITVLFDGDAAGMRASLRGIDLILEQGMNVKVCTFPEGEDPDSFAKQNTLEELTLYLNENAKDFIQFKASVLFEESKNDPIKKADTVRDIVNSISKIPDRIKKEIYIQECARIMDISEEVLFSTLAQINKKEFQEDNKQFKKDKKAFEVIKHQEPVKKVDVQYILERKIIEVLLLYGNKVEDFEDLVLKENDKGELILEPVIHQSKVFEKIFLDLQDDEMEFSNTQFKTLYYSIIDALNQNPDFELKSYINTVDNQTSNEITTILMEDERYALDDWKRMNIFPKEKIQSVAQLVSETILSLRCFLIDQKVKEFQQETLQSKNDVNRNILEEVKDYSGLKMLLSRKLNRVL, encoded by the coding sequence TTGATATCAGCAACAACCATAGACCAAGTGTTTGAAGCTTCTCGTGTAGAGGAAGTTATTGGAGATTTTGTAAATCTTAAAAAGGCAGGAAGCAATTTTAAAGGTTTAAGCCCTTTTAGTGATGAGCGTTCACCAAGTTTTATGGTGTCGCCTGTAAAACAAATATGGAAAGATTTTTCTACAGGTAAAGGCGGCACGGCGGTATCATTTTTAATGGAACACGAACATTTTACCTATCCAGAAGCCATCAAATACCTTGCTAAAAAATATAATATTGAAATAGAGGAAACCGAACAATCTAATGAGCAAAAAGAGCAAGCGAATGAACGCGAAAGTTTATATCTAGTGAGTGAGTTTGCAAATACATATTTTCAAAAAATACTTCATAAGACCGATCAGGGAAAATCAATTGGGTTAAGCTATTTTAAAGAACGTGGATTTACCGAGGAAACCGTAAAAAAGTTTGATTTAGGGTATTCACTTGATGCCTGGCAAGCCTTTACAGATGAAGCTTTAAAGCAAGGCTATAATATTGATTATTTACAAAAAACGGGACTTACTATTGTAAAAGAAGACAAGCGTTTTGATAGGTTTAAAGGACGTGTTATGTTCCCTATTAAAAGTATGAGTGGTCGTGTTTTAGGGTTTGGTGGACGCATATTAACGAATGATAAAAAGGCTGCTAAATACGTAAACTCTCCAGAAAGTGATATTTACCATAAAAGTAATGTGTTATACGGTATATATCATGCGAAGCAGGGTATTGCTAAGGAAGATAATTGTTATTTAGTTGAGGGATATACGGATGTTATTCAATTTCATCAAACGGGTGTGAAAAATGTGGTGTCTTCATCTGGAACGGCTTTAACATCAGAGCAAATTCGACTTATTAATAGGTTAACAAAAAATATCACGGTACTTTTTGATGGTGATGCTGCCGGTATGCGTGCTTCGCTACGAGGTATTGATCTTATTTTGGAACAAGGCATGAATGTGAAAGTTTGCACCTTTCCAGAAGGGGAGGATCCAGATAGTTTTGCAAAACAAAACACGCTTGAAGAACTGACTCTGTATTTGAATGAAAATGCAAAAGATTTTATTCAATTTAAAGCATCTGTTTTATTTGAAGAATCAAAAAATGATCCTATTAAGAAAGCAGACACTGTTAGAGATATTGTAAACAGTATTTCTAAAATCCCAGATCGTATTAAAAAGGAAATTTATATTCAGGAATGTGCCAGAATAATGGACATTAGCGAAGAAGTTTTGTTTAGTACGCTAGCTCAAATTAATAAAAAGGAGTTTCAGGAAGATAATAAACAGTTTAAAAAAGACAAAAAAGCATTTGAGGTTATCAAACATCAGGAACCCGTAAAAAAGGTTGATGTACAGTATATTTTAGAACGAAAGATTATAGAAGTTCTATTGCTCTATGGAAACAAAGTAGAAGACTTTGAAGATTTAGTTTTAAAAGAAAATGACAAAGGTGAATTGATTTTAGAGCCAGTAATCCATCAATCGAAGGTCTTCGAAAAAATATTTCTAGACCTTCAAGATGATGAAATGGAATTCTCTAATACACAGTTTAAAACTCTGTATTATAGTATTATAGATGCACTAAATCAAAATCCGGATTTTGAACTTAAATCATACATAAACACTGTTGATAATCAGACGTCTAATGAAATCACAACCATTTTAATGGAAGATGAGCGTTATGCATTAGATGACTGGAAACGCATGAATATTTTTCCAAAAGAAAAAATACAAAGTGTCGCACAATTAGTTAGTGAAACTATATTAAGTTTACGATGTTTTTTAATAGACCAAAAAGTAAAAGAGTTTCAACAAGAAACATTACAAAGTAAAAACGATGTAAATAGAAATATTCTGGAAGAAGTCAAAGACTATTCAGGCTTAAAAATGCTACTCTCTAGAAAATTAAATCGTGTGTTATAG
- a CDS encoding VOC family protein, producing METELLEISPVMPSQNIDRDIEWYEKHVGFQVIHKDKMYAVLRRKNLFIHLQWHADTKEDPLLGGSVIKIFVKNLEPIFKEFVERGTIKPEKLRLNTDWKTNEFGFYDLNNNSIFIVEDI from the coding sequence ATGGAAACTGAATTATTAGAAATTTCACCAGTAATGCCAAGTCAAAATATTGATCGAGACATTGAATGGTATGAAAAACATGTTGGATTTCAAGTTATACATAAAGACAAAATGTATGCTGTATTAAGGAGAAAAAATCTTTTCATTCACTTACAATGGCATGCTGACACAAAAGAAGATCCATTACTTGGTGGTTCCGTTATAAAAATATTTGTAAAGAATTTAGAGCCGATTTTTAAAGAATTTGTAGAAAGAGGGACTATAAAACCTGAAAAGCTGCGATTAAATACTGATTGGAAAACAAATGAATTTGGATTTTATGACTTGAACAATAATTCAATTTTTATAGTCGAAGATATTTAA
- the gldC gene encoding gliding motility protein GldC, with protein MSDKITSKIELNVELDANRVPEKLHWTALDGGITNEEAKAMMLAVWDSKAQETLRIDLWTKDMPVDEMKVFFYQTLVAMSDTFNRATQDEKMTATMKDFCDYFAEKLEIKK; from the coding sequence ATGTCAGACAAAATAACTTCTAAAATAGAATTGAATGTTGAGCTTGATGCGAATAGAGTCCCTGAGAAATTACATTGGACCGCGTTAGATGGAGGTATAACAAATGAAGAAGCAAAAGCTATGATGCTTGCTGTTTGGGATTCTAAAGCACAAGAAACACTCCGTATTGATTTATGGACGAAAGATATGCCAGTTGATGAAATGAAAGTGTTTTTTTATCAAACATTAGTCGCTATGAGTGATACTTTTAATAGAGCAACTCAAGATGAAAAAATGACAGCTACCATGAAAGATTTTTGCGATTATTTTGCTGAAAAACTGGAAATTAAGAAATAA
- the def gene encoding peptide deformylase: MKNLIFLAFGLFLIIGCSSTKSALKNDFSKKESRLIMNADSLSPMRIYKITNTKDSLLLRTKSGYMKPDPKNKTLHLFIKRLYATVRDSISMGVGIAAPQVGVLKNIIWVQRFDKEHFPFEVYLNPKIIKYSEDKQTVKEGCLSIPNRTEILNSRAQSITIEYDTIKGEHKTETVTSFTSVIFQHEIDHLNGILYLDHLQKELDNTKKTNY, from the coding sequence ATGAAAAACCTAATCTTTTTAGCTTTCGGACTTTTTTTAATTATAGGATGTTCTAGCACAAAAAGTGCTCTAAAAAATGATTTTTCCAAAAAAGAATCTCGTTTAATTATGAATGCAGATAGTTTATCACCTATGCGCATTTATAAAATAACTAACACAAAAGATTCCCTTTTATTAAGAACTAAAAGCGGCTATATGAAGCCCGATCCAAAAAATAAAACACTACACCTTTTTATAAAAAGACTTTATGCCACCGTGAGAGATAGTATATCTATGGGAGTTGGTATAGCAGCACCCCAAGTAGGTGTTTTAAAAAACATTATTTGGGTACAACGTTTTGATAAGGAACATTTTCCTTTTGAAGTATATCTAAATCCAAAAATTATCAAATACTCGGAAGACAAACAAACAGTTAAAGAAGGTTGTTTATCTATTCCTAACCGAACAGAAATATTAAATAGTAGAGCACAATCTATAACTATTGAATATGATACTATAAAAGGAGAACATAAAACTGAAACAGTTACAAGTTTTACATCGGTCATTTTTCAACATGAAATCGATCATTTAAATGGCATCCTATATTTAGACCATTTACAGAAAGAACTTGATAATACTAAAAAGACTAATTACTAA
- the gldB gene encoding gliding motility lipoprotein GldB: protein MKNLLLCLIILVVAISCKNENTLENEIANLNIDIKVERFDLLFANITSENLSKLKKAYPFMFSEKYKDSFWIAKITDTLQVQLFDAVKSEFQNFNETELEIESLFNHLKYYFPEFYPPRVITTTSNVDYRNRVIITDTIAILALDTYLGSGHEFYGSIPKYISENLKKEQITVDLAEEYAKKYIYQGQNKTLLDEMIYFGKQLYFKDAVVPFKNEAARIGYSKEQLDWAVVNESYIWRYLVERELLFSTDSKLLGRFINPAPFSKFYLEDIDADSPGRLGQYIGWQIVRAYMEQNDVTLKDMLITSTEDIFNNSKFKPRK from the coding sequence ATGAAGAATTTATTATTGTGTTTAATAATTTTAGTGGTTGCTATTTCTTGTAAAAATGAGAATACGTTAGAAAATGAAATCGCTAATCTAAATATAGATATCAAGGTAGAGCGTTTTGATTTGTTATTTGCCAATATCACTTCAGAAAACTTGTCAAAATTAAAGAAAGCATATCCTTTTATGTTTTCTGAAAAATACAAAGACTCGTTTTGGATTGCTAAAATTACAGATACATTACAGGTGCAATTATTTGATGCTGTTAAAAGTGAATTTCAAAATTTTAATGAAACGGAGCTGGAGATAGAATCTTTATTTAATCATTTAAAATATTATTTTCCTGAATTTTACCCACCAAGAGTTATAACGACAACAAGTAATGTAGATTACAGAAATAGAGTCATAATTACAGATACCATTGCGATATTAGCTTTAGATACGTATTTGGGAAGTGGGCATGAGTTTTATGGAAGTATTCCAAAGTATATAAGCGAAAATTTAAAGAAAGAACAAATTACGGTTGATTTGGCCGAGGAATATGCTAAGAAATATATATATCAAGGTCAAAATAAAACTTTGTTAGACGAAATGATATATTTTGGAAAACAGCTCTATTTTAAAGACGCTGTTGTTCCTTTTAAAAATGAAGCAGCGCGTATTGGGTATTCAAAAGAACAATTGGATTGGGCTGTTGTTAACGAAAGTTATATTTGGCGCTATCTTGTAGAAAGAGAGTTGTTATTTAGTACAGATTCTAAATTACTAGGTAGGTTTATAAACCCTGCGCCGTTTTCTAAGTTTTATTTGGAAGATATTGATGCCGATTCTCCAGGTCGTTTAGGTCAATATATAGGTTGGCAAATTGTAAGAGCCTATATGGAACAAAACGATGTGACTTTAAAAGATATGCTAATAACAAGCACCGAAGATATTTTTAATAATTCAAAGTTTAAACCACGTAAATAA
- the nadE gene encoding NAD(+) synthase yields MQTEKVVDHIVNWLKDYATNAGVNGFVIGISGGIDSAVTSTLCAKTGLNVLCIEMPIHQAESHVTRAQEHITLLKNRFDNVSDTRTDLTPVFEEFKTEVFSDGDQATIDMALANTRARLRMTTLYYYAGLYKLLVAGTGNKVEDFGVGFYTKYGDGGVDLSPIADLLKSEVYKLGAYLQVPESIMQAAPSDGLFGDTRSDEDQIGASYPELEWAMKMDDAGKNANDFSDRELEVFKIYKRFNSANKHKMIPIPICDIPNILL; encoded by the coding sequence ATGCAAACAGAAAAAGTTGTAGATCATATAGTTAATTGGTTAAAAGATTACGCAACGAATGCCGGCGTTAATGGTTTTGTCATTGGTATTTCAGGGGGTATAGATTCTGCCGTAACTTCTACTTTATGTGCTAAAACGGGTTTAAATGTACTATGTATAGAAATGCCTATTCACCAAGCTGAGAGTCATGTAACCAGAGCACAAGAACATATCACTCTTTTAAAAAACAGATTTGACAATGTAAGCGATACACGCACCGATTTAACACCTGTTTTTGAAGAATTTAAAACCGAAGTATTCTCTGATGGCGACCAAGCCACGATAGATATGGCTTTGGCAAATACGCGAGCGCGATTGCGTATGACAACACTTTACTATTATGCTGGGCTTTACAAATTATTGGTAGCCGGAACAGGTAATAAAGTGGAAGATTTTGGTGTTGGTTTTTACACAAAATATGGTGATGGTGGCGTCGATTTGAGTCCAATTGCCGATTTGCTAAAATCTGAAGTCTACAAATTAGGGGCTTATTTACAAGTACCTGAATCTATCATGCAAGCCGCTCCTAGTGATGGTTTATTTGGAGATACCAGAAGTGATGAAGACCAAATAGGAGCCTCGTACCCGGAACTCGAATGGGCAATGAAAATGGACGATGCCGGTAAAAATGCAAACGATTTTTCTGATAGAGAATTAGAAGTTTTTAAAATTTATAAACGCTTTAATAGTGCCAATAAACATAAGATGATTCCCATACCAATTTGTGATATTCCCAACATTTTGTTGTAG